The sequence CAACAGTATTTGGATTTGCTTGTACAATCAATCACATGGTTAGTGCAAACAAAGACAAGTACATAGCTGGAAACGTTAGCAGCAAACCTCCAACAATATGAACCACACAGCATTTCATTATCAGAGCCAAGCGTCACAACTTCTGATAATATTCATGTTGAAGAATAAATACGTCATAAAAGATTTCAACATATACATCTAAGGAGGAGGGGCTCAGGAGGTGTCTGGAGAAATGACTTGTCATTccaattttaatgttttttctgtcagttccaaacacagcaaaaaaacaaaaaaaacaaattgccaTCCTCAAGGTTTCAATGATGAACCTCATGAATTCAGACAACACAAAAGCGAtcaagccattaaaaaaaaagagatcattTGAAGTTTGAtatgtgaataaaataaatataattacagGTCAGTGCAGGCATTTTTAAACCATTACAAATTATAAAGAAATATCCCCAGAAATGGCTTCCGATCCTTGAAGCATCCACTCTTAGGAGTCTAGAATGGACAATGAGGAGGCTTTAGTTGAAGTGATACAACTGATCATGAAAATACTGACTGGATCATTCTCCCCACTATTAAAAGCCTTTGAATATGTGAGTAACCATAACAAATCGACATCCTTGAATGATCATTCGGGAGAGACGGGGAGGGATCGGTCAGAGATAATCCACCAATTACAATCAAAACATTATATATGATACAGGATGCAAAGACGAGGACGAGTACGAGAAAGGTGCTGATTTAGAAGATTTGTTGTTCAAAAAGGATCTTCTCGAATCCTTGAGGAGCCGTGTGGTAGAAGTCACTGAACTGGCAGTCTAAGATGGCACTGTCATCCACTGGaacatcaaacaaaaacatacattgGGAGGGATAACTTCAGAGCATCAACATCAGTTATTATATTTTGGTAAGAGTGCTCAcacattgaattaaaaaaaaaaacaagtgcatAAAACATGGAGCAGGTTTGAAACCGTGACAAAgtggaaacattttatttccaccatattacttttttttattttttctattcgCTGCGTGTGCTCAGAAAATTTAGTTCAACAAAGaacttaagaaaaaaaactaaaaataatttaaataaatctgTCTAATAATTTTCAAAAgtaatttaaacaaaacatatgTACATCCATACATAGGGTCTTGATCAAGATTGCACATTTGCTAGCCTTGTAAATTTAATATGTAGGATCTATTTAACACTATCACAGACTTGTTCTGCTTGAGTTagaggatttgttttgtttgttttatattagACGTATAACAGAACTTTCAAAAATATCTTCACTTCTCAGCATGTAAAACGTGCAAAAATGATCCTGTGTTATGACGTACTATAATGGATAAATAAGCTAACGCTGCCCTGATTCAGCACACCACTATTTGACAACTTTTTGGTTATATAGCACATTCTCCCTAATGCTCACAATATTGAATCCTAAAATATGTGTGATCGTGTGCTCAAGTGACGATGTAATCAAATGCACTTACCGTAAACGATGGGGTACACTGTGCCTCTTATCCCCGATGCGGGACAATGCATGTCCTTTCCATTCAGATACAAGTTCATCTCCACATGATCATATGTGATGCCCTGTGGATGACATATTAAGATAGGCATTAGGTACCATGTTCAAAATtactgcatgcatgcatgcagaaagtatgaaaaaaagtgtgtggggtggggggaaacaacaacaacatacacATTTAATTCGGCAGCATGATTTATTATGTGCTGTATTGGAAAGGTATGGTCATATAAGCTTACAAAGATATAGTTACTATATCTATAATAGTATATACTATATTCTAGTATATCttgaattttaaaatgcagcgccctctgctggataAGGTGGGTCACTGCCTCACATGCCCTTAAAGTGAAAGTAAAACTGACATATTCTGCACTCTctcttaattattattatttttttataaatcaattcaaatggataaaaacaatGCCATTTTAACTTTTGGCAAGATTTGTCGTTCTgtcataaacacacaaaaactacTCTATATGACACTCACCACAATGTCGCCCTCCTGAGGAAGGTTGTTGGCAGGCAGGCGGTTCTTCTCTTCACCGTTGTAAACCACACAGCCATCGTGTCTCAAGACGAGGCTGTTGAGGTCTCTGCCTAAAGGCACTTGATTGAGATTGGCTTTTTGCGTGGCCACGCCTACTCCCCACACACCTTTTAACACACACGGATTAGCAGTGAAGGGATTCACATGCACGTCAGAAACAGAAAAATCAGACAATGACTGTGTACAGTTGAACTTTAAAATTCTAAATGAGTAAAACTGTTGgtaaaactatattttaactGGTTGTAAATTATCAAACCGCACATTTGACAACGAAATTATCTTGATGTGCGGCAATATTGCAGTTACCCTATATTTAAATTTACATGtgttaaaaatttaaaaaaataatgagcgTGTTAAGTTACCCCTGTGCTTATTTCGGTGTGAGCGAGACTTCTGGGCTTCTTTTCACACTTGTCTGACACAGATCGCTGAGAAGCCTCATTTGCTAGCCTTCCTCTCCACTTTCTTAAACACTAAATCCAAGTCACATGAAAGGGGGAAATTTTTAGGGCTTGTGCTCTATACTACATgggttggcttttttttttttttttaacttttgcaTAACTGTTCAGTGTACTGAAAAGAATAAATCATCTCCTATGCAGTAAAGACAGGATCCTCAAATTGACCAGCATCCtcgaataaataaaataaatagtgaCCAGCCTCCtcgaataaataaaataaaaaataaatagtgacTGTTGGACATCAGAAGTTGAGGCTCACCAGTGGACTGGATCTTGAATTCAAAATAACTTTTGTTCTGGTGGAGAGGAGCGTTGGCCAGACACGCTCCAGTGCCACAAATCCTCCGGCCACTCTTCACTATGACAACATCTGTGCctgcaatacaaaaaaaaaaaacagtcagtcCTTTGTATAGCTTTTAAAACTAATGACAAATTAAGCAGTAAGTTTCAGAGACAGTTTGGCATGGAAGAAGTTGAACCACCGGAAAGGTTTACACAGCAATTCTGTTTCCACAAGGGTGATGTAGCCCAAATTTGTACACAAGTCTGAACGCGGCAAGCATAGTGACCATTACAACAATTAGTTGGATAGAAAACACGTCCAATCCataaatatgaatgaatgaaaagagTTAAATAGGTGCCATTTGTAACCTTGCATTTTACAATCAAATAGCTGGCGACACTGAAGGCTGTGGCGGACCTCAGTACCTGGCCTCTCACCCAGCAGGCCTATACAGTTAGGGGTGGAGTGTTATGTTTGACTTTTGTGATATCATGCTCTCTTTGTTGAATTGTCTCTGGCCACAGTTGTTGGCAGACAGTCATGGAATAAAGACGTGTTCCTCACTTCTGCCAGAAGGTAAGCAAACGGAAAACAGGCCCCAGACAAGGCAAAAACGGAGACATTCAAATACAGACATGATGAGAAACGGCAATACAAGTCTTAAATTGCTTAAAAGGTGGGATGCGAGAGAAAGCATCAATTAAGGACTGCTTGTATCCAGTAACAAGTAAGCTCGTATCTGAGGAAAACACGCACACTGAACAAATTTAATGTCTATATACAAACCCACGTAGTTACgggaaaatgtaatttacCCATGCGATGAGTGTCTAACTGAACCGTGGGCATTTCTTTAAGTTGGATATGTCCAGATCCTCCATCTCCGCAGCAATTCAGGCAACACGTAAACATCGCCGCCATCTTCCAAATAAAGAACGCCCAGCACCACTTCCGGAGACTATCCCTAAATGAGGCCATTTTAAACCACAGCGCTACCGCAAGGCGGGGGTCAGAACTACATCAACCTACCCCCCATCCAATCACAGTGGCACCGATAGGCAGTTGCTCCTGATGGCATGGAaacaagggaagaaaaaaaatcagggtcAAAATATCCCACACGTGACTCAATGACTATTGGATATAGCTGTTATATAACCAcgcgtgagtgagtgagcttGGAAGTATGAGACAAATACTTAATCTTTATTAAATGCAAATTCGTGCTTTATCATAGATGTTCTAACATGAAGATTGCATCACAAAGTACGAATTTACAAAGACAAGAATGCACCGTTTTGAATGACACTGGCACAGGGATATTTCGTTTCGTTTCATTTATTGAGTTAATGATGCAGTCTTTA comes from Syngnathus acus chromosome 21, fSynAcu1.2, whole genome shotgun sequence and encodes:
- the spryd7b gene encoding SPRY domain-containing protein 7b; this encodes MAAMFTCCLNCCGDGGSGHIQLKEMPTVQLDTHRMGTDVVIVKSGRRICGTGACLANAPLHQNKSYFEFKIQSTGVWGVGVATQKANLNQVPLGRDLNSLVLRHDGCVVYNGEEKNRLPANNLPQEGDIVGITYDHVEMNLYLNGKDMHCPASGIRGTVYPIVYVDDSAILDCQFSDFYHTAPQGFEKILFEQQIF